The nucleotide sequence CTGGCACATTATCCTTATACCGGCAATATCCTCTATTTCATACTGAATTCTATCTAACGGAATATTAAACTTATTTGCCTTTTCCAGAATAGATGCTATCTCTTTAACCCTTCCTGTTACAAACTCTATTGGTGAGTATTCATTTCTTCTTCTATATTCTTTTCTTATACTCCTGAACTTAACCTTTAATTCTTCCACGGCCTGCTCGTAGGGAGTTAAAAATGTTTTCCATTCTTTTATTGCCATATAAACCACCCTTTGAAATTTACTGCCACAATATATTATATCAGAAAATAAAATAAATGGTATGAGAATATTTTAATTTGATTTTAAGCCCTACTGCAATTATAATAAATATATCTACGAAGAATATATTATTTTTAAGGGTGTTCCAGATAATTTATTTTATAGTAAATTGACATAAACTAAGGGGTGAAAAAAGTGGGTAAAGAAGATAATAATAAGCTTTTTTCAGGAATGGAGCACTTAGGCTTTCATGATGTAGCTAATATCCAACTCTATTCCAAGGAAGTTAAAAATAATAAGGAAACTGATGGCAAGGATGCAAAAGAAAAAACAGAGAAGAGCTTATTATATGATAAGGAAGTTACCTGTCCGGTATGCAATACAAAATTTAAAGCCAGAGCGGTTAAGGTTTCTGCTCCTAGAATGGTGACAAAAGACTCTGACTTTTTTATAAGATATGCAAATATAAATCCTTATTATTATGATGTTTGGCTGTGTAACAGTTGTGGTTACGCTGCCATGAAAAGAGATTTTGAACACATTAAAGAATATAACTTCCAACGCATAAGAGAAAACATAACAAGCCGGTGGAGAGGAAAGAACTATCCTGAGTTCTATGATGTGGATATTTCCATAGAAAGATACAAGCTTTCATTACTAAACTACATTGCAATCAATGCTAAGGATAGCAGTAAAGCTATGAACTGCCTTAAGATAGCTTGGATGTATAGATTGAAGGAAGATTCTGAGAATGAAAAAGCCTTCCTCACCCAGGCTCTTGAGGGATTAGAAAGCGCATATTTCGGAGAGGACTTCCCAATATACGGTATGGATAAGTTCTCAACTATGTACTTGATTGGCGAACTTAGCAGAAGAATTGGTAACTACGATAAGGCCATGCTTTGGTTTAGTAAAGTTATAACTACACCGGCGGTGAATCAAAAACTCAAGGAATTAGCTAGAGATCAGAAGGATTTAATCAAAGAAGCCAAGGTAGTTTCAGAACAACATGTACATGATGTAAATAATATTAACAGCACTGTAGAAAATAAAAAAGGCTTTTTCAAATACTTATTTAAACTAAAATAAAAAGACCGGATCAGTCCGGTCTTTTTATTATATAAATAAGTTTACATTAGAGTCCTCAGCTTCCCCAAGATAGTAACCTACTCCCCCAATCTTAACTCCATCGATGAGTTCCTCCACTTTAAATCCAAGTAAATCCATAGACATCTGACAAGCTACCAATTCTATACCATTGTCAATAGCCGCTTGTATAAGCTCCTCAAGAGAATTCACATTTTTTCTCTTCATTATTCCTCTTATCATCTTAGGTCCAATGCCAGCCATATTCATCTGGGATAACTTCAATTTCCTGCTTCCCCTAGGCATCATCTTACCAAACATTTTTTCCATAAAACCTTTATCTGCTTTTATAGGATTATGCTTTCTGAGAATGTTTATCCCCCAGAAGGTAAAGAACATGGTCACCTTTTTCCCCATAGAAGCTGCTCCGTTTGCAATGATAAAGGAAGCAATTGCCTTGTCTAAATCACCGCTGAAAACCACTATGGTCTTGTTATCTTTTGCCACAGTATCTGTACTGCCCATAGGCGCTTTTGCATTCTGCTTTCCCATACCTTTTCTAATGATGGCCCTAATGTTTCCCCCTTCTCTATGCAGGTCTAACAGATCATTGTGAGTATTTCTGCACCATGATTTAATGTCTTCATAAAATCCCGGGTCTGAAGCTGTAATACTAATAACTTCTCCCTCCGCAAGTGCATCGATATTGGTCTTAACTGACATAAGCGGTCCAGGACAACATAAGCCTGTAGCGTCAACTTCTTTTTTTATTTCAATATCTTTGCCATTTATCGCAGCTTCCTGCATTTTCATATCCTCAACTTCTTCTTTTCCATTACTTGCTTTGTAATCTTCCGTCCTGAATTTAGCCGCTGAAGATGACCTATAACCTCCGGTCATATTTTTAACTCTAAAACCCTTTTGTTCAAGTATTCTGGAGGCTATATAACCTCTAAGTCCTACTTGACAGTAAACCATGGCTTCCTTGTCACTTGGAATCTCCTGCAGCCGGTCTCTTATCTCATCAACAGGAATATTCAAGGCTCCTTCAATATGACCGTTATCATATTCTAACTTTGTTCGAACATCTATTAACACAGTATCTTGGGTGTCAAAATTCTCTGCCTCTTCTGGTACGAAAACCTCCATCCTTCCTTTTAGCAGGTTCTCAGCTACAAAGCCAGCCATATTAACAGGTGATTTTGCTGAAGAATATGGAGGAGCATAAGCCAGTTCCAGTTCTGTTAAGTCGTGTATAGTCCCCTTTAGTCTCATTACAGTTGCAAACACATCAATTGTCTTATCTACAGCATCGTAGCCTAAAACCTGTGCCCCCAGAATTTTTCCTCCATCATTAAACAGCAATTTAATTGAAAGCTGACTTGCCCCTGGATAATAGGTGGCATGGGACATAGGGTGAAGGTATATTACCCTATAAGGAATATTGTACCTCTTTAAAGTTCTCTCATTGGCTCCAGTGCAGGCCGCTGTTAATTTAAACACCTTAATAATTGATGTTCCCTGAGTCCCATTATAGGTTGAAGGTATGCCGCATATATTATCCGCTGCAATTCTTCCCTGCCTATTTGCAGGTCCTGCAAGTGGAATAGCTGTCTTTTCACCTGTTACAAAGTCAGTTACTTCCACCGCATCACCTACAGCATAGACCCCTTCTAAGTTTGTTCTCATATGCTCATCAACCAGTATATGACCTCGGGATCCAAGCTTAATACCACTAGTTTTCAGAAAAGCCGTATCAGGTGCTACACCTATTGCCAGTATTACCATATCCCCTTCAATTCTTGTACCACTTGCCAGTGTAACGGTTATTTTATCATCTTTCTGGCTAAAGGCTTTAACCCCATTATTTAAGTATAGTCTAACTCCATTTTCCGCCAACTCCTTCTCAGCCATAGCTACCATATCACTGTCAAAGGGAGCCAATATGTGTGGTGCAGCTTCCACCAGGGTTACAGATACATTTCTCTCAATCAGGTTCTCAGCCATTTCAACTCCAATATAACCTCCGCCGATAACAATGGCTTTTTTAACCCCCATATTGTCCACATAATCCTTTATTTTATCCGTATCAGGTATGTTTCTGAGAGTAAATATTCTATCACTTTCTATTCCATCAATAGGTGGTGTCAGCGGCTTTGCACCTGGTGATAAAACCAGGTAATCATAATTTTCTTCATATTCTTGTCCGTCATTCTTTTTAACCTTTACCGACTTTTTTTCTGCATTGACGGAAATAACTTCGCTGTTTGTCCGCACATCTATTCTAAATCTCTTATTCATAGCCTCTGGCGTTTGAACTAAAAGTTTATCTCTCTCCTTAATTGTTTCACCAATATAATAAGGCAGACCACAGTTAGCAAAAGAGATAAACTCTCCTCTTTCAAACATAATGATTTCTGCTTCTTCATCAAGTCTTCTTATCCTGGCTGCCGTGGAAGCACCACCGGCAACTCCACCTGCAATTAAAATCTTTTTACTCACTTTTTATTCCTCCCTCTATAATATTTAGATTACTGCTATTGTCCTTCTTTATTTATAAGTACATCAATAAGCTTTGCTGTTCTTTGGTCAACTACCTTATATATAATTTCAAATCCTCTTCTTTCACCTTCAATTATTCCTGCCGTCCGCAGCTTTTGTAAATGCTGTGATACTGTGGACTGAGGCACACCTAAGCAATTTTGCATATGGCTTACATTGCAGCCTCCATTGCTCAACAGGCCCCTCACAATACAAAGCCTCACTGGATGAGCAAGTACTTTTAAAAATTCGCTGATATCCTCTAACTCCTTATAGTTGTATTCCATATACACTTCCTCCAAATTTATTGCATTATCAATATATTCAAATATTACGATATAGTTTAATTTTTGTCAATGTTTTTTATTCTTTTCATAGAACCTATATATGCTTATTTTATCTATATTTATAAAAAATATAATTTCCTCCATGCAAATACTTCTAAATAGTCATTGAATTTCTTAAGATTCCCAAAAATAAAACACAGAATGCCCAATTAATAAGCATCTGTGTTTGTGTATGGGTTTTAAGTTTTAACTATAACAGTTTAACGGGTTTAAAGTCTATGTAGTCACAGGAGGTTAGAATATACTCAATTCCATCCCTAACACCATTTAAGGTTTTATAGTAAAAGGGGCCGTGAAGATGCCCATAGATGACTTTTTCAACCTCATATTTCTTAAAAAGATCTGTGAAGCCAGAATCTTCAAACTTTTCATTGGTTGGCGGATAGTGTATCATGGCAATGATCTTCTTACAACCTGCTTTTTTTGCGCTATCCAGAGATAGCTTTAATCTATTTAACTCACGGTTATATATCTTCTGGTCCCCTTCTTCAAATCTATCAGTACCCGGACATATCCAGCCTCTTGTACCACAGATTCCATAATCCTCATAATTAAAATGATTGTTTTGGATAAACTTCATGTTTTCGAACATACTATTCAATTTTGAAATGCTGGACCACCAATAATCATGGTTGCCTTTGATAATTATCTTGTTACCCGGCAGCTGATGGATCCATTGAAGTTCCTTCTTTCCATCCTCCATCTTCATGGACCAGGAAATATCCCCTCCAATTAGCACAGTATCTTCTTCTTGGATACATTCTATCCAGTTATCCTTTATCTTCTCATGATGCATGTACCAATTATCTCCAAATATATCCATGGGTTTATCCATACTTAAGGACAGATGAAGGTCTGATATTGCGTATAAAGCCATATAATCACCTACTGTCAAATACTTTGTCTAAATCTATTACATATGCTATGATATGGGCCACCACTTCATATAAATCCACCGGTATGGAGCTGCCCACATCAACATTTGTAAGAAGGTCTGCCAATTCTTCGTTTTCTACTATAGGCACCTTATTTTCCTTAGCAATTTCAATTATATTATCTGCAATAAAGCCAAGCCCTACTGCCGTTACTATAGGTGCCTCGTAGCTCTTTTCATATTGAAGTGCTGCAGCTTTCTTTCGTTTTGTCATAATAATCACCTTTATTAAACTATCACATTTATGTTTGAGATACCAGCTTCTTCAAAAAAGTCTCTGCAATTTACAATATCCATAGTCTTTTCTCTTTTAGAAACATTTATAACAATATTATATACCGAATTATCTAATAGCTTCCACAACTTTTCTTTTGCCATATCCAGTGCACGAGTCCATTTTTCATCACACTTAAAGTCCACCTTCATATTTTTATCCTTTACGGTTATATAGGCATCAATAATTCCCATATTAACTGTTGTAATACTCACTGCCATTTTTACATTATTAGAATCAATCTTCTTGCCACTTTTTCTATCATCTTTTATAATAAGCTTACATGGATACTCTTCCTTATTCAATTCAATTGGCAAATCCAAGTAATAGTATTGACCTGAAATTGAATTAAATGTTTTTATGTCATTAAAGCTTGACTTCAAGTTGTTTAAAATACCATTCCAAGACTCTTGTCCCAATTCAGATTTCGTGGTCACTATTGATTCTATCATAGACTTAATCTTCTCCAATTTACTTTCTATTCCTTCAATAATGGCTGCTGGAGAATCGCCAGCTTCCCTCATATTTATAGATTTCTGTTTATCCTGAATCTTAATGTGGTTTAACAGCGTTTTTTCAAGCTTCTCCGGCTCAAGCTGCATAGCTGCAGCCAAGTTTTCCTTCAAGACAGTCTTAACTATTCCTTCAATTGAACTATTGTCTCCGGATCTGACTAAGGTTTGTACTTGCTCCACCATGTGCTCTACAGTCTTACTTATAAAATCCTTATTTATGGTAACATCCTCACCGCTAACTTGTATTTGCAGTAGATTAAAAAGCTTTTCTTTAATATGGTACTTTACAGTACTTTTAAAGTCATTTACTGAATTTCTTATTTCTTCATTAAAATCTATATCCGTTTTGAGCTTATGATTTATAGATGCTAGCTTCTCAACTATCGTATCCGGATTTATTAATGCTTTTAGCTCTTGATTCCCATCCAAAAGCTTATTGACTATTTCCCTTATCTGTTTATTCTCACCTGCTGGTGCAAAGGGTCGTATTGCCTGGAGGCCTTCCTCAATGATATCATCAATATCCTCTATATTAAGCTTTAGATCTTTTAGGAGGCTTTCCTTCTCCAAGAACTCATTTTCCTTTAAAAGCAAGTCTAACTTTTCCTTAATATCGTATTTTATAGAATCTTTATATTCAGCTATTTCTATTTTTAGATATTCATTAGAACGGATTTCTGCTTTAATCATTGAATCAATATCATTTAGCTTATTTACTATTTCTTCTCTTTCAATGAGCATTGCTGAACTTGGATCTTCATTAATAATCTTATTAACTATATCACCGGCCATCTTGCTTTCTGAACCTTTAGCAAAAGGTCTTAAGTCTTGCAGCATATTGTCTGCAGTCCTATCCAAAACTTCATTATTAAATAAATTTCCTCGGTCATAAGCTAAACTCTGGCCTTTTGCAGAGGCTTTCTTTGTAACTTCATTTATTAACTCACTTTCAAGTTCTGCTTTAATTGCTTCAATGTCTATATCATCTATATTGGTCACTATTATATTTTTACTTTCACCCGACTTTGACCGCTCTAACTTTCCCGTTTCTACTTCTTTTGGCTGTATGGTGTCTAAAGCCTTGTCACTCTCTATAGGTGTATTTTTCACGGAATATTGTCCCTCTTTGTGCTTATCAATTTCCTTCAGGATTGTATCCAAAGATTTCATCAAGCCTTCCGGTTCTTTTAATACTTTTTTGAAGCTTTTAATATTCTCCTCAGTAAGATCAATACCAACTTCCTCCATGAGCAGTAATTCCTCTAAGGAGAGATTTTTTAACTCCTGAAAAAAATTTTTTAAGGTTTCTGCAATGGCCTTTCCTCTTTCACTTTGAGGATCAATATTTCTGCTTTTGAGATATTTTGAAATAAATTGTGGAATTTCTTTCTCATCAACCTGTAGTCTTTCAAGAAAGTTGCTAAGAGATTTAAACTTTGAAATATTAGAACGGCTTAGTGGTATTGAAAAAGCTGCCAGTGCTTTCAACAATTCTTTATCTTCAGCACTCAAGTTGTTACTTTCTATTACCTTTGCCAGAGACTCCTGTTCAGTAGTAACCTCCTGTTGATCCTGAGTTATTATTTTTAGCTTTATCTTTCCATTTTCATAACCATCTACCTGAAGCTTCAAAAGGTTTTCCGGCATATGCTTCAAAGGTTCTTCCAGCACAGCTGGAAATTGCCATCCTTCTAGATTTCTTATAACAATGTTTTTACCATCCTCACTAAGGGAGACAACTTTGGCAGCCAAAGTCTCGCCGGTTTGAAAAGTAAGCTTACCTGAAAACTTCTTCTGAGTGGAATTATATATGCTATTAACATTCCAAACTCCTGCCATGCTACACCCCCAATTCACAAAATATATTACTTTATATATCGTAATAAAACAGAATAAATTTAGTGCTTAATTAAAATATGCCCGCAGCTATGCAGGCATATTTATTATTCTAATACTATTCTATTGTAATTTTTCTTTCCTCTCTTAATAAGAACAAAGCCCTGTGCAAAGTCTTCTTCTATGAGTGCTCTATTTATATCAGTAACCTTAGCGTCATTTATGCTGAGGCCATTCTGTTGTATTAATCTTCTTCCTTCACCTTTAGATGGTAATATTTTTAATTCCACAAGCACATCCAGTAGACTCATATTTAACATAGCCCTATTAATTGTATTTGTTGGTACATTTTCTAAGTTTCCTGCACCACTAAATAATGCTTCAGCAGCAGACCTAGCTTTTTCAGCTTCCTCTTCGCCATGAATAATCTTGGTAACCTCATAAGCAAGTACCTTTTTAGCTTCATTTATTTCAGCATCTTTAAGAGCTCCCAATCTTCTTACCTCGTGCATTGGAAGGAAGGTCAATAGTGCCAGACATTTTTCTACATCTGCGTCATTAACATTTCTCCAGTACTGATAAAACTCATAAGGAGAAGTCCTATTCTTATCTAACCAAACCGCTCCCTTTTCAGTCTTGCCCATCTTTTTACCTTCAGAATTTGTTAAGAGAGTAAAGGTCATACCATAGGCCGGCTTTCCTTCTTTTCTTCTTATGAGGTCAACACCGGCAAGTATGTTTGACCATTGGTCATCTCCACCTAATTCCATTACACAGCCATATTTTCTGTTTAGCTCTAAAAAGTCATATCCCTGCATTAACATATAGTTAAATTCAAGGAAGGATAGTCCTTTTTCCAATCTCTGCTTAAAACACTCTGCAGTTAACATTTTATTAACTGAAAAATGAACACCTATTTCTCTAATAAAGTTCACATAGTTAAGATCCAATAACCAATCTGCATTATTCAGCATATAGGCCTTACCATCAGAAAAATCAATAAGTCTGGACATCTGCTCTTTAAAACAGTTTCCATTATGCTCAATTTCTTCTCTTGTCATCATCCTTCTCATGTCTGTCTTACCGGTTGGGTCGCCAATCATGGCAGTTCCTCCACCAATTAGGGCAATAGGAATATGGCCTGCCTTTTGCATGTGGGCCATAACCATCAATTGAAGAAAATGACCAACATGTAAACTATCTGCAGTAGGGTCAAAGCCTATGTAAAAGGTTACCTTTTCTTTCTCCAATAATTCTTTTATTTCAGCTTCATGAGTAAGCTGTTTAACATATCCTCTCTCAAGGAGAACGTCATAAATGCTTGACATCATTTTACCTCCATCTATTTATGTATATTGTAAACATAGTTAAATATAGTATATAATTTATCATAATTTTTATCAACAGCTATACATTAATTTCCCTATTAATATATAAAATAAGTCTATAAATTTTAAAAGGGGCTTCAAAAGCCCCTTTTAAATAAATAATTTATATGAATTTATAATATAATTGGCCCATTGACCTCCTTATTTTCTAAATAATTATCCTAAAATATTAAGCGGCGTACTTTTTGATGAATTCCGGTAATTCTTCACTTTCATGATTTATGTTTATATATATCTGTAACCCAAATTTAGTGCTTAGTGCTTCAAGCTGCAAAAACAAATGTGCCGCATCACTTACATTTCCGGACACAATATTAAACAAACCATCAATAAAAATGGTCTCAATATCGTAATCCTCTGAGAGCATGCCGCACAGAAATCCATAAAAACTGTTATAATCTTTTAGTGAGAAGTCATCTGTAGAAATAAATCTTATTCTTCTGTCCAATTCTAACATAGGTCGCTTGTCATCATCGATATACACGATATTTCCCTTAGTGCTGCCAACGCATTCGTTAGCCATGGCAATTAAATTTTTTGTCTTTCCAGAGCCTCTTTTCCCGCAAAATACTTGAATCATGATAAACACCCCT is from Clostridium thermarum and encodes:
- a CDS encoding ArsR/SmtB family transcription factor, which gives rise to MEYNYKELEDISEFLKVLAHPVRLCIVRGLLSNGGCNVSHMQNCLGVPQSTVSQHLQKLRTAGIIEGERRGFEIIYKVVDQRTAKLIDVLINKEGQ
- the tyrS gene encoding tyrosine--tRNA ligase, producing MSSIYDVLLERGYVKQLTHEAEIKELLEKEKVTFYIGFDPTADSLHVGHFLQLMVMAHMQKAGHIPIALIGGGTAMIGDPTGKTDMRRMMTREEIEHNGNCFKEQMSRLIDFSDGKAYMLNNADWLLDLNYVNFIREIGVHFSVNKMLTAECFKQRLEKGLSFLEFNYMLMQGYDFLELNRKYGCVMELGGDDQWSNILAGVDLIRRKEGKPAYGMTFTLLTNSEGKKMGKTEKGAVWLDKNRTSPYEFYQYWRNVNDADVEKCLALLTFLPMHEVRRLGALKDAEINEAKKVLAYEVTKIIHGEEEAEKARSAAEALFSGAGNLENVPTNTINRAMLNMSLLDVLVELKILPSKGEGRRLIQQNGLSINDAKVTDINRALIEEDFAQGFVLIKRGKKNYNRIVLE
- a CDS encoding DsrE/DsrF/DrsH-like family protein, translated to MSKKILIAGGVAGGASTAARIRRLDEEAEIIMFERGEFISFANCGLPYYIGETIKERDKLLVQTPEAMNKRFRIDVRTNSEVISVNAEKKSVKVKKNDGQEYEENYDYLVLSPGAKPLTPPIDGIESDRIFTLRNIPDTDKIKDYVDNMGVKKAIVIGGGYIGVEMAENLIERNVSVTLVEAAPHILAPFDSDMVAMAEKELAENGVRLYLNNGVKAFSQKDDKITVTLASGTRIEGDMVILAIGVAPDTAFLKTSGIKLGSRGHILVDEHMRTNLEGVYAVGDAVEVTDFVTGEKTAIPLAGPANRQGRIAADNICGIPSTYNGTQGTSIIKVFKLTAACTGANERTLKRYNIPYRVIYLHPMSHATYYPGASQLSIKLLFNDGGKILGAQVLGYDAVDKTIDVFATVMRLKGTIHDLTELELAYAPPYSSAKSPVNMAGFVAENLLKGRMEVFVPEEAENFDTQDTVLIDVRTKLEYDNGHIEGALNIPVDEIRDRLQEIPSDKEAMVYCQVGLRGYIASRILEQKGFRVKNMTGGYRSSSAAKFRTEDYKASNGKEEVEDMKMQEAAINGKDIEIKKEVDATGLCCPGPLMSVKTNIDALAEGEVISITASDPGFYEDIKSWCRNTHNDLLDLHREGGNIRAIIRKGMGKQNAKAPMGSTDTVAKDNKTIVVFSGDLDKAIASFIIANGAASMGKKVTMFFTFWGINILRKHNPIKADKGFMEKMFGKMMPRGSRKLKLSQMNMAGIGPKMIRGIMKRKNVNSLEELIQAAIDNGIELVACQMSMDLLGFKVEELIDGVKIGGVGYYLGEAEDSNVNLFI
- a CDS encoding metallophosphoesterase; the protein is MALYAISDLHLSLSMDKPMDIFGDNWYMHHEKIKDNWIECIQEEDTVLIGGDISWSMKMEDGKKELQWIHQLPGNKIIIKGNHDYWWSSISKLNSMFENMKFIQNNHFNYEDYGICGTRGWICPGTDRFEEGDQKIYNRELNRLKLSLDSAKKAGCKKIIAMIHYPPTNEKFEDSGFTDLFKKYEVEKVIYGHLHGPFYYKTLNGVRDGIEYILTSCDYIDFKPVKLL
- a CDS encoding EscU/YscU/HrcU family type III secretion system export apparatus switch protein — translated: MTKRKKAAALQYEKSYEAPIVTAVGLGFIADNIIEIAKENKVPIVENEELADLLTNVDVGSSIPVDLYEVVAHIIAYVIDLDKVFDSR
- a CDS encoding DUF2225 domain-containing protein translates to MGKEDNNKLFSGMEHLGFHDVANIQLYSKEVKNNKETDGKDAKEKTEKSLLYDKEVTCPVCNTKFKARAVKVSAPRMVTKDSDFFIRYANINPYYYDVWLCNSCGYAAMKRDFEHIKEYNFQRIRENITSRWRGKNYPEFYDVDISIERYKLSLLNYIAINAKDSSKAMNCLKIAWMYRLKEDSENEKAFLTQALEGLESAYFGEDFPIYGMDKFSTMYLIGELSRRIGNYDKAMLWFSKVITTPAVNQKLKELARDQKDLIKEAKVVSEQHVHDVNNINSTVENKKGFFKYLFKLK